Part of the Arthrobacter sp. MMS18-M83 genome is shown below.
GTCCGGTATGCCGTGTTCTTGTCCATGTTCCAGCCAGCGAGCATTCCATAGCTGAGGAGTTGATCGCTGAGTTTGGCTAGGCGGTAGCCGGGGTCTGCCTCCAGGGCGAGTTCCATGTATTGGTGGGCTTTGCTTCCCCGGCCCTCCCACCAGTTGATGTAGCCGATGGCAGTAAGAAGAGGCGCCGAGTGCTTTGTGCTGCTCAGCGTGTAGGCGTGGAGCAGGATTTGCTGCGCCCATTCGACGCGGGCCCACTGCGGCTTCCCAGGAGTTTGGGCCAGAAGGATCTTTTCCATGGGGCCGTCGACGCCGGGGATGTCCGCCATGAGTTGGTCGCGGATGGCTGCGAACTGGAAGTTTGCGATCAAAGCCATGGTCTGATCATCGGTCGGGTAGGTTTTGGTCTCGAGGATCCCAGACCAGAGCGTTCTCGCCTTTTCGATCGCGCTGTGGTCATGGCATTGTCCGATTGATTTGACGCGTTCCTCGACGGCATCAAACGTGGCCTTCTTATTTGACGGCGGCAGACTGATTCGGCCGGTTCGTGCGACCGAGCTCCCGCGGTACACGAGTTCGGCGTTGATTTCACTGGAGTCAATCATCGATAGGGGTAGCGCGCAGTTGAGGTTGGGGTCGTCGTCGTACGGCGAGACTGTCTCGTCGTCGACGAGTAGGCCGTCCCGGATGGTGATGTGTCGCGCGGCCAGCGCCCCGGTGAGGGCGGCGATGACTGAAGCATACGGTTTGTCCTGGCTGGCGGTTGGACTGGTTGAGGTGTAGACGGCAAACAGGGCGCTGGTGGCGTTCGTGTCGTTCGCTAGGTAGCCGGCGACTGTTCGCGCATAGGCGCTTTCCGCGCCGTCGTGCTTGGGGAGATCCACGCGGAGAGTGACGCCGATGTGGTTGGTGTCCAGGGTGATGCACACGAGGCTTTCCTGCGGCCAGAAGCCGAGGGTGTGGCCGATGAAGCTGAGGACATCGGCAGGGGTTTTGATGGTGAGCGTTTCCATGATCTTTCTTCTTCAGAGGCGGCGTCGGCCGTGGGCGTTAGTTTTCGGCGTCGTTCTGATAGAGGATTCAGTGCTGGGCATGAGGGGCCGGAGTGCAACTTGGGGAACCGGGAACGATCCAAAAGTTCGCGAGGAAATAAGCGGAGCGCCGAGCGAAGTTTTGGATTGAGGTCGGCGCAAGGCGCCCCGGTTGCGCGGAGGACCCGCCCAGCGATGATCGAGCATCAGAACGACAAACAGCGAAGATTCTTTTGCCTCTTCATGGCTGGGTTGTTGCGGCGCGGCATGACCCGGGGCGTCTTGTTACTTCGACGCGGAATCTATGTTGTGAGCCGTGCGCCGGAGCGTCTCTCGAGGGAGAATTCGGCGCGTTCGACGATGGAGCGGTCGTGTGCGTCGAGGTGCGCGCTGGTCGCGAGGCTGGCCATTTCGCAGTCGCGGATTTCGACCAGACGGCGATGGAGTTGTGTTTCGGCGTGCGGGCTGAGGATGATGAGCGCGCTGGCCCGTCGCTTCTCGAGGATCAAGTCGTGGTGGGTGAAAGCCACACGGTTCCAGATCGGCCTGATTTCCAGGAGCAGGAGCCGGACATGGAGTAGGAATCTGCCGTGTTTGAGGTGGCCTGCGAGCCGGGGGAGAAGCAGCCCGATGCTGACAAGTAGAACCGCGAACGTTTCGCCCACCCAGTAGAGGACGGTCAGAACGGCCGCAGATGGGCTGGCAGCGCCGTCGATCTTCGTGACGACTCCATAGACCAGACGGTCGACGAGGACCAAAGCAAAGAGGATGCATCCGATGGCGATGAGGACGAATGCAGATCGGAATGCTGGCGCCCGCATGCTTGGGAGATTGTCATGGCAAACCCGTGCGATATCGAGGCAGATCCACATGATGAACGCGGACCCGCTCCAGAGGAACACGGCCATCCCTGGTTGGTCGCCGTAGGTCAGAGGCAAGTTGGAATCAGTGGCATCGGCGCGGCTCGTGAGAAATCCTGCTGTCACTGCCGAGCAGACGGTGACCGCAGCCCACCTGCCGAAGCTGAGTCGGTGACGTCGTGCTTCAATGCCTTCAACTGCCGCTAGCAGGATGGCCGTCCGGAATTGCCAGAATCCCAGGAGCAGAGACAAAAGAGTGACCAGACCGACGTGGTTCTGGCCGCCGAGCAATGGATCGACCGCGTAGTAGACCGCCGGGACGTACAGGGTGCAGGCGATTGCAGCGAGGATAGTCGCGCGGAAGACGCTCCCGCGGTGTGGATCGAGCGCGGCGGGCAGCCGGAGGATGGTCAATACCCAGAGAGTGGCTGCCGGGACGTACTCCATCAGCCGAACACTTTGCGGAACGCCAACGGCTCCGACTGGGCGCCGGCGTCGCTGTTGATGATGCGTGTTGCGAGCTGATCGGCGAGGGCTTCGGCGGCGAGCTCTGCGTCGTCCGTGTAACTGCTGCGGGCGAGGGTGCGCAGCACCTGTGCGGGGTCGAGGTCGGGGAGGAGGCTTTTGACGAGCGCGCTGTTTTGGCTATCAAGATCGTGTTCGAGGATCATGTGGCTGAATTCGTGGAGGATGATCTGTTGCCGGTGCCAGTCTGATTTGGTCGGTGCGTGGAGGACGATGTCTTGGTCCTCGCAGATGAGCCAGACTCCGCACAGTTTTTCTTTAGCTAGCTCGGGAAGTTCCGTTACCGTGATGGTTCTTCCGCGTTTTCGCTCGAGTTTCTTGTGGATGAGCTCAAGCGTGGCGTCATCGGGCAAGCTGAACGCATGTTCTGCTTTCCGCGCTATTTTGCGGGCTTCACGGTAGTTCATTGCCGGACGGGACAGGGGAGGACGGAACGTTGACCGGGCCGATCTGGTCCAGTGTGTACCCGCTGGGGTACAGGGTCGAGCCGGCGTGCCCAGGGGTGAAATGTGGTTTGGTTTTCAGCGGACGACTGCGGTGGATCGCGTTGCGTGCGGCGAGTCCGGTTTTGAGGGCTGTTCGGGAGATCCGGCCCGCTCGGGGGAAGCCGAGCGCGTCGGTGAGGCGGTCGTCGTCGAGCATCGTGCTGATGAGCTGTTTCGCCAGGGGGCGCAGGGGCGCTGGTAGTCGGCTCTGGAAAACTCGGACCGTGCTATCCATGAGAAGTTGGCCTTCGGCCGACGGAGCGACGTGGGTGGCCTCGTAATGGTCGAAGAAATCCTCGGCTTCCGCGTAGGAGGCGGGCATGCCGATGATATTCATGCGGGTGCCCAGTTCGGTGAAGAAGCGTGAGGCTGCCGCCAGCTCTGCTGGTGTGGGTTGGCGCCAGGCATGTTTTTGGTTCCATCGGATCGGTACGACCAGCAGCGTGAGGAGGACGTAGAGGAAGTCGTCCTTGCTTCCGGGTACCTTGCGGTGCACGCGGTTGAGCAACTCGACCATGGTGCGGCCGCGGTCGCTGTCCAGCCCGCCGGAGATGAGCTCATAGATGACGATGGCCGTGTCGTACGAGCGCTTCATGGGGCGCTGCTGGATTTCGGCGTTTGCGTGAAGGGTCGCTGCGATGCTTGGGATGGCGAAGTTGCGGTAGTACGCGAGGAAGAACCCGAGCTCCATGTCCGCAGCGAGATCGAAGAGCACCATCTGGCGGAATGTGGCCTCCCAGTCATCCGGCGATGCGGTTTCCTGGCGGTGGAGGCTCGCACTGAGGGTGGCGTTGATGTTCAAGGTTCCCCCGTTCGCCGTGCTGAAATGTCCGCGCTGAATGTGGGGCTCGCAGCCCCCAGTCCGGCTGACTTCTTCCATGGTAGGACCGTTGCGATCAAGTGGCTAGTTAACCTGTAGACGGGTCTACTTTGGTTGTTTGGCGGTGCCCTCGGCCAAGGCTCGTCGGAGGCCTGTTTCACCCCGGCGCATCATTAGGGTGTGGGCTGCGGTGAAGGCCCGAGCTGCGATCGGTGTAAGGACGTTCATCCAACGTTGAGTGGGTCGAATCCGCCATTCGATGTCCATACGGGTGGCTGAGCCATGTGCTTCTGGACTGAGGGTGACCTTGCCGTTGCCTTCGAGATGGCCGCCGGCGTCGAACTCAATTTCCTTTGGGGTGACGACCATTGTTGGGTGGATGCTGATCGTGAGGGTGTAGCCCAGGACAGCTTTGAAATTGAGATACGAAGTGGTGGCCTTCAGGATGTCCTCTTGGGAGTTGCTCTCCGGCTCGGTGCGGACGAGCGGTGCGGCAAAACTGCAGTCTGGCCACCAGTTGGGCCAGCTCATATTGACGTCGGCGATGATCGCCCACACTTCTTCCGGGGTGGCGGGGAGGTGCCATGTGGAGCTGAGGTCGAAAAGGCGTGGAGTCATGGGTGACATTTTGGCACGATGCGCAATTCAAGCTCAGAAAGGTTCGTCCCCGTCCACTCCTCAAACTTGAACAGAAATGGTCGTGGTTAGAACACTGGGGCTGGGCGCCGCTATGGCTTATCGTTCAAGTGGCCAAACTCGCCTGTTGTTTTAGGGCCGGACATGCTGAACTAGTCCCCATGGGGGCATACACAGATTCCTACACCAACGCGACGATAATCTTGCGCCCGGCGCGTGTTGCGGTCCTCTTCCGAGGGGACGATCGTTGGCGTTCGTGGGCGCGGCTGGCTATTGCCGTTGCTGGAAAATACTGGGGTGGCGGAGGCTTTATTCTGGTCCCGTATCGCGAGGACGGATCTGTCGTGTCTCGGATGCTCGACGTTGTCGCAGCGTACGACCCCGACCATGTGGTGACGGTGCCGCTGACGCCGCATACACGAGAACGAATTGCGCCCGGGCACGACAGGTTCACCGACGCCAACGGTCGCTCTCTTGTCGATCCAAACGAGCGTCAAGAGTTCCTTGCTGACCTTGTCGCGCTACCCCAGCCCGAACCAGTCGCGATGAAAGCCCGGAAAGCCGTCGCGGCGGTCTGCACTCCTCTTCGGAACGCGCACGATCCGAGCGGGGAGGTCGAAGGTGAGAGCGTCGAGATCTTGGAATTCGAACCTAGTCGAGCGGGCGGCTGGCTTGCCCCGGCAGCCAGGGTGGCGCAAGACGGCGCCGTATTGGCTGGCTCGGAGGTATGGACTAATGATGCTTCATTGTCTGCTTCGATCCGCACGGGAATCTTCCCGTATGAGCTGGACCAGGAACTCAGAGCCGCTCGACCGGAGCCTGACGGAGGACAGGCGCTTAAGTTTGCTCTGAATCCGGAACGTTGGAAACGCGAGGTTCCGGCCGTTCTGACATCGAGTATGAACGTCGGTACGGATGCACTCATTGGGAATCAATCGTTCTGGTTTGACGAGCCAGGTAGCGGACTTGTTTCCATGAGGAACCGATGGGGATCGGATGGCGGCGCAATCGTCATCGGTGGAACTGCTGAGGACTTCGCTCTCGCATACGCACATGAACGTCTTTTCGGTTATGGCGTATGGCTGACCAGCGAAATGCTGGGAAATGAGGCGCTGCTCCCCGTGATTCGAACAGCGGCAGACTGGGCGGGCCAAGTGATCAACGGGGAGAGTAAGCGTCTTTCGATCACCTCATGCTCGTTGAACCCAGAGGAATTGGCCGCTGCGGCGATGTCCTTGAATAAACGGATCCTCAACACCAACCCGATTGCTGCCGCTGAAACGGGGACCCTCAGTGTCGCCATGCGTTTGCCTGATGGGCTGGAGATACGAGAACCCGCACTCAGACTTGGCCTGACCGGACTCGCGGTCCACGATCCCTTCGTGACGTCAGTTTCCGTCCCCGTCGAGGTCGGTCAGGATGGAACGACGACTATGCGCGCGCCAGTTCCAACGCCTATGCCCGCCGAACCACTATCGGTGGACGGTCGAATCAGGCCTTATTGGTACGTCGAAGTTGACCTCTCTGAGACCGCGATGCCGAAGTCTCGTGGGGTGCCGCAGAGCTTTGTAGTAATGGACCGGCAACACTATGCGAATCAGGCGGTGAGGAGCAGCCGGATCGGACTAACATTCCATTCACAATTAGGTGGCCTGATCCCATCAGGCACCCCTTTGAACAGCCAGATCTTTAAGCCCACGCTTAGAGTTCTGGGGATGCAGCCTTGGATTCAGTCCATGGCAGGAAAGTCCGGCTTGGACGCAGTCCCTTCACTTCCCGGTCGACATGCCCAACTGTTGGCCCGTCTCCTCGGTGGGCGAAACGAGCTCACCTCTATGGTGGCAGGCGTCTTCCACCCCGCACTGCACCTGTTCACCAAACCGGAATCGAACAAAAGGAAAGACATCAGGCCTCGTGATGTTTTTCCGGACGGCGACGGCGTGCTCATAGACAAAGAGTTGCCATACCCAAGATTCGACGCTTTTCGCCGAGTACTGCCAGGAATCTCCGTCAGGGGCATCCAGGCTTGGATTGACAGATTAGCCGCCTCCAACCTGTTGCGTCGGGGCTTTATCTTGGACTGCTCTGATTGTTCCCGACCGTCATTCGTTAGCCTCGAGAAAATAGGACAGCGATTCGAATGCGTCAGGTGCGGTGCCGCGAACGACCTTTCGGTAGCGAGGTGGAAGCATTGCTCGGACGAACTCGAGTGGCATTACGACCTTCACGCAACGTTTCGTGAGCTGCTGGGCTCGCACGGCGACGTTGGCCTTATTGCAGCCGAACGCCTGCGTCGGCAAGCCTGGGAGTACGCCGATACAACTGAGCTCGAGTTCCTTGAGCAGAGGACAGGGAAGCGTGTCGCTGAAATCGATCTGATCGCCAACATTGACGGTGACGTCGTTGTAGTTGAAGCCAAGTCAAACGGGCGACTCGGCAACTCAAAGAGGGAAAAGGCGTCGACTGCAGCCAAGAAGATCCAGGTCGCCGAAGCGCTGCGCGCTGACCGAGTCTTAATTGTCACATCCGCGGACAAGCTGGCAGACGATGCGCTCGAGATTCTCCGCGAAGCGGCTGACTTTAGGCGGCTGCGATCGCTGCAAATTGAAGGCCTTGCGGGCCTCGGACCTGACACTATCGACCTACCTGACCCGACACCAGACGAGACTCATGTGTGGCAACCGACATAGTGAATGCAATCGGTTTGGGCGGAAGCCTTGGTTCGCTCCGACAGCGCCAAGGTTCCACGGACCGGCCCGCCCGAACGGGACGGCCGCCCTCACCTGCACTCCGTGTTTCGGCGTCCAAAACAGGCCCAAAGCCCCCTACCGATTGTGTCCTTAATCGATGCTGACCGTTTCAGCGACCCTGGTAACCTAAGGCCGCTAAAACATACGACGGCGTGTATTTTGATGAAGCCTGTTGCTGAAGGCTCGACCGTCGACCTTGGCCTCGATCTTTGATGAGGGCGGGGCTTTAGGTGGGGCCAACCTTATTGGTTGTCCCCACGCCAAGGTCTCCGGGCTAATTGTTCGCCACACGTTTACCCCACGGAAACGTTGAAAAACGCTGACACGCCCCCAGTGAGACGTCGGCCTCATAGCGCAGCAGGCTCCTGAGCAGCATCACCGGGGCCGCTGACGCCCATGCCTGTGGAGAACATGCTGTGGGATAGGGGACGGGTTCAGGGTAATCGGACCGGCTGAATCCACAGAATAGTTCGGGTAGCCGGTTGTCCGTGTATTCGGCGGCCTCGATGAGCACTGAGGACAGCAGTTGGGCTTGCCTGACGAAGCCGTAGCGCATGAGACCGGCAACTATCAGTGCATTGTCATGGGGCCAGACGGATCCGTTGTGGTAGCTGACCGGGTTGTACGCTCCCATGTCTGTTGCCAGGGTTCGTACGCCCCAGCCGCTAAACATCTCCGGGGACATTAGTCGGTCCACAACGTGTGGTGCCTTATCTTGGTCAACGATGCCGGACCACAGGCAGTGGCCCATGTTGGAGGCGCAAGCGTCAACCGGCCGCTTGTTCCGGTCAAGCGCAATTGCGTAGTATCCGCGGTCCGGCAGCCAGAATTGCTCGTTGAACCGTTTTTTCAGCTGTTTCGCACGGTCCCGAAACTCGTGTGCTAGACCGAGGTCGCCGGCATCGCGGGCTATCCATTGAATACTGGCTTCCAAGGGAGCCACTTGTCGTGCGCTTCAGAGCCACCTGGCCAGATCACGGATAGTGTCGTTCAGAGCCATGATTGGCGTGGTTGAGAGCCACCTGAAAAGCTCCTCCCACGATGTGATGGCCACGTGGTGGGAGGAGTACCGGTAATGGTACGGAAGATCAAGGCGAAACTTGTCTTGCAGTTACGAAATCAGGGTTTATCAGGCAGGTCGATCGCCTCGGCGCAGGGCATCGCGCGCAATAGCGTCCAGGCGGTGCTCGATGCAGCGGACCGGCTCGGCGTCGTCTGGGATGACGTCGCGGAGCTGTCGGAAGCCGAGGTGTATGCGGCCGTGTTCCCCGGCCGCGGCGTTCATGAGAGCGTCTTCGCGCAGCCGGACTGGCCCCGGGTTCACACTGAGTTGGCCCGGGTCGGGGTGACGTTGAAGCTGTTGCACCAGGAGTATGTCGACGCAGCGTCCGTGGCGCAGGCAACGATGAGCTATGACCGGTTCTGCCGCCTCTATGGCGAACACGCCGCCGTCTCGGGGGCGACGTCAAGGGTCGGGCACCAGGCCGGCCGCAGTATCGAGGTCCACTGGTCCGGACCCACGATGCAGCTGTTGGATCCGACGACGGGTGAGCTGTCGAGGGTGTATTTGTTCCTCGTGTGCTTGCCGTTCAGCCGGTATGCGTTCGTGGAAGCGAGCCTGGACATGAAGCAGGAGTCGTGGCTGCGCGCCCACACGGCGATGTTCGCGTTCTTCGGTGGCAGCGTCCCGCGCCTGGTCCCGGACAATTTGAAGACCGGGGTGATTTCCCACCCGAAGGAGGGCGAGGTCGTGCTCAACGACGCTTACCGGGAGATGGCGGCGCACTACTGGGCCGCGGTCCTCCCGGGCAGAGTTCGCCACCCTCGAGACAAGAGTGGTGCCGAGAACACGGTCTCCCATGTCGCGACCTGGGTCATCGCCGGTCTCCGGCACGAGCAGTTTACGTCGCTGGCGCAGCTGCGCCTGCGGATCCGGGAACAGATCGATGCCTATAACCGGGAGCCGTTCCAGAAACGTGACGGGTCACGCCTCAGTGTGTTCACCGCGGAGGAGAAGCCGTTGTTGCAGGCGCTGCCGGCGGCCCCATTCGAGATCAGCACGTGGGTCTATAAACGCAAGGTGAACGCCAACGCTCACGTGGTTTGGGCGAAGAACTTTTATTCCGTCCCTTTCAGCCATATCGGCGCCCTCGTTGACTTGCGCGTGACGGAGACGATGATGGAGGTTTACCGGCGTGACGAGCGCCTGACCAGCCATTTGCTGCTGCCGGCCACGGCCAGCAACCAGTATCGGACGAACGAGGCGGACCTGCCCGAGGGGCGCAGCTTCCAGGCCTGGGACCGGGGCCGGATCCAGGAGTGGGCGGCGCGGGTCGGACCTGCGACGGCGGCAGTGACAGCCAAGATCTTCGAGACCGTGTTCATCGATGAGGCCGGCTTCGACGCGGCGCTGGCGGTGCTGAAACTGTCGCGCCGATTCTCCCCGGCACGCCTCGAAGCGGCCTGCGCGCTGGCGCTGCGGGGCCCGATCCGCTCACCCCGCTATGCGCACCTGCGGCCGATCCTCGACACCGGACAGGACAAAACCGGACACACCCCCGAGCCCGAGCCGGATGATGGCGGTTATGTTCGTGGCGGCGCCTACTACGCCGGAGGCACCCGATGAGCGTCCTGGATGGGGAGACCAAACGCAAGCTCCGCGAGATGAACGCCGGCGAGCTGGTGGAGGCCATCGACCTCCAAGACGACACCCTCAGCATCAGCTTGTCGTTCGAGGAACGGGTCCGCCTGGTCGTCGACGACGCCTACTCCACCTTCATGCACTCGAAAGTGGACGGGCTGATCCGACGGGCGGGGCTTCGTTACCCCAACGCGGACCTGCGGCGCGTCGACCTGCTCGACGAGCGCGGCCTCAACCGGCAGCTCCTGACCCAACTCGGGACCTGCTTGTTCGTCACTCGGCAGCAGAACGTCGTCTTCCAGGGGTTCACCGGGTCGGGGAAGTCGTATCTGGGCTGCGCGATCGCGAAACGCGCCTGCGAACATCGGATCCGCGCCCATTATGTTCGGATGCCCGACCTCGAAGAGGCCTGGGTCGCAGCTCAAGACACCCCCGGCGGCGCCGGCAAGTTCCTCCGGAAATACGCTGCCTTCACCCTGCTCGTCATCGACGAGTGGTTACTTGATCGGCCGACGGAATCGATGCGGACGATGTTGCTGGAGTTGATGGAGCGCCGTTACGGCGAGACGTCGACGGTGTTCTGCACCCAGTACCAGCAGAAGGACTGGCATCACCGCCTCGGCGCCGGCGTCCACGCCGACGCCATCATGGACCGCATCATCCACAACACCACCTGGGTCGACACCGGCACCTACAACATGAGGGAGCAGACCGCCCTGGCCAGCGCCTAACGATGAGGTCGAGGGCCAGTGGCTCCCAAGCACACCACCACTGGCTCTCTTCCGCACGATCGGTGGCTCTGAAGCGCAAGATTGGGTGGCTCTCAAGGAATCAAATACTCAATCCATGCACGGGCGATATAGGCGCTATAGACGTAGCCTTGGACCTCGCATAGCGCGATGGGCGTCTCTGCGATGCGGCCATCGGCAAAATTGATTCCGTCCCAGGAGTCTTTCTATCCCTGGTTGATAAGGCCTTGGTCGTTGAGTCGTTCGTACTCGACAAACCCGTCGCCGTCGCGGTCTCCATAATCTCGAATCCAGTCCAAGGCGCGGTCTGCATGGGGGGCAAGCGTAGCGATGTCTGCCGAAGCAAGTCCCCAGCGGCTCGCTTCACCGAGCAGGGTCACGAACAGGGGAGTGGCATCTGCAGTGCCGTAATAGGCTGATTTCCCGCCGAGAGCCAGGCCCGTTCCGACGCCAAGGCGCACCTCATGGAGGATCCGCCCGGGTTGTTCCTCCGTCAATGGGTCAACAGCAGTCCCTTGCCGGTCGGCCAGGGTCTGCAGCGTGCCTAGTGCCAGCGTTGGGTCCAACGGCACGATCATAATAGAGGCCAGTAATGAGTCTCGCCCGAAAAGTGCCATGAACCATGGTGCCCCGGCAGCGACGACCATACGGTCCGGATGTGCCGGGTCGACGATTCGGAGCGCGCCCAGATCCTGATGACTGCGAAGCAGGGTTTTGTCGACGGATGGATTGCTCAATCGGGTTGATGGAATGCCGGCATCCCAAGCCTTCAGGCGCTGTTCTTGCGGCGAGACGGTCACCAGTGGGGCGTGGAGAAGCGGCGCCAGTGACTCGGTATCGCCTGCGACAGGGACGGCGCTCACCCGGACGCTCCACTCCGCGTGGGCAGGGATCGTTGTGCGGAAGAGAAGACCTTCAGTACCTGCTTCCGCGCCCGGCGCATGCACGAGAATGTTCTTCTTCGTCCCCTGCCAGAGTGCGTCTATACGTAAGGAGTCGCCCTGGGGCCGCCTTATCTGTTCCCACTGTCGACGGACCCGCCCATCCTTGACCTCAAAGAGGTCCGCGAAGTCAGCATCTACCGAGAGCATCAGCTCGCAGAATGCCGGTTCGAGGCCGTAATTGTGGATTGTGATGCATTCTTGGATGCCGGTGCCCAGTTCGCGCTTGCGTTCCACCGTTAGTGGACTGTCAGCCCCGCCGTCGGCTTGTGCCGCCCTGCCAATGTGGGTTCCTTGGTACGGCGCGGGCGTCCACGCGCCCAGTGGTTCCAGCGGTCTGCCGTTGATGGCCAGAGACCAAAGAGAAAGAATTCTGGTGTCCTCGTAGAACACACCATGGGGGTGAGCGGGGAGAATGTCCCCGTTTGCTTGGGAGATGCAGAACGATGATCCCTCCACTAAGGTGACGGCGCCTTGCCCGGTAGGTCCCGCTGCGTTATCTGCATTCCATCCAGTCACCGCTGGCTCCTTTGAAGCAACCCGCCATGCTGAATCGAATTTACGCCTGTGGAAAGGTGGTGGCCATACCTGTTTAGCGGACCGAAGCAGGGGTCTCCTCAAATTCGTTCTCAGCTGCTCCTCGATAGCCGGGCAGCTCCGTTCTGATGCGACTGCAGCGAGACTTCACCGCCCTAGACCCATCACCCTCAAACCGCTAGAATATAAATGGTTCGACCAATAGCCCTTTATGAAACTCTCGGTCGGTGACAGTGGAGTCCCGCCCGTTGGAAGGTGAAGCCATGAGATCTGTTGTCTTGGTCAAGCAGGTGCCCGATGCATACGGTCGCCTCGAGCTCGATTCCTTGACCGGCCTTCTCGACCGGAACTCCGGCGAGCAGGCTTTTGATGAAATTACCGAGCGCGCGCTTGAGGTAGCCCTGCAGCAGAGGGAAGCGCACGGAGGGGACGTCGTCGTTCTCTCCATGGGTCCCGCGCAGGCGACGGATGCCCTCCGCAAGGCCCTCGCAATGGGGGCAGACAGCGGTGTGCATGTTCTTGACGACGCCCTATCCGGCTCGGACGCGATCCGTACTTCCGAGGTCCTGGCAGCGGCCCTGCGTCGGATCGGTTTTGATCTCGCCATAGCGGGCGACCGTTCCAGTGACGGGCAGGGCGGCGTGGTGCCCGCCATGATCGCCGAGCACTTGGGCGTTGCGCAAGCCACATATCTGTCCTCGCTGGACACGGACGGCCAGTCGCTAACGGGGGAGCGCATCACCGAATCGGGCACCCAAGCGGTCAGGGCCGTGCTTCCAGCAATGGTCTCAGTTACCGAAAAGATAGCCGAGCCGCGCTACCCCAACTTC
Proteins encoded:
- a CDS encoding DUF4192 family protein, whose translation is METLTIKTPADVLSFIGHTLGFWPQESLVCITLDTNHIGVTLRVDLPKHDGAESAYARTVAGYLANDTNATSALFAVYTSTSPTASQDKPYASVIAALTGALAARHITIRDGLLVDDETVSPYDDDPNLNCALPLSMIDSSEINAELVYRGSSVARTGRISLPPSNKKATFDAVEERVKSIGQCHDHSAIEKARTLWSGILETKTYPTDDQTMALIANFQFAAIRDQLMADIPGVDGPMEKILLAQTPGKPQWARVEWAQQILLHAYTLSSTKHSAPLLTAIGYINWWEGRGSKAHQYMELALEADPGYRLAKLSDQLLSYGMLAGWNMDKNTAYRTRGLGTSD
- a CDS encoding oxygenase MpaB family protein — translated: MEEVSRTGGCEPHIQRGHFSTANGGTLNINATLSASLHRQETASPDDWEATFRQMVLFDLAADMELGFFLAYYRNFAIPSIAATLHANAEIQQRPMKRSYDTAIVIYELISGGLDSDRGRTMVELLNRVHRKVPGSKDDFLYVLLTLLVVPIRWNQKHAWRQPTPAELAAASRFFTELGTRMNIIGMPASYAEAEDFFDHYEATHVAPSAEGQLLMDSTVRVFQSRLPAPLRPLAKQLISTMLDDDRLTDALGFPRAGRISRTALKTGLAARNAIHRSRPLKTKPHFTPGHAGSTLYPSGYTLDQIGPVNVPSSPVPSGNELP
- a CDS encoding SRPBCC family protein, with product MTPRLFDLSSTWHLPATPEEVWAIIADVNMSWPNWWPDCSFAAPLVRTEPESNSQEDILKATTSYLNFKAVLGYTLTISIHPTMVVTPKEIEFDAGGHLEGNGKVTLSPEAHGSATRMDIEWRIRPTQRWMNVLTPIAARAFTAAHTLMMRRGETGLRRALAEGTAKQPK
- the istA gene encoding IS21 family transposase — translated: MVRKIKAKLVLQLRNQGLSGRSIASAQGIARNSVQAVLDAADRLGVVWDDVAELSEAEVYAAVFPGRGVHESVFAQPDWPRVHTELARVGVTLKLLHQEYVDAASVAQATMSYDRFCRLYGEHAAVSGATSRVGHQAGRSIEVHWSGPTMQLLDPTTGELSRVYLFLVCLPFSRYAFVEASLDMKQESWLRAHTAMFAFFGGSVPRLVPDNLKTGVISHPKEGEVVLNDAYREMAAHYWAAVLPGRVRHPRDKSGAENTVSHVATWVIAGLRHEQFTSLAQLRLRIREQIDAYNREPFQKRDGSRLSVFTAEEKPLLQALPAAPFEISTWVYKRKVNANAHVVWAKNFYSVPFSHIGALVDLRVTETMMEVYRRDERLTSHLLLPATASNQYRTNEADLPEGRSFQAWDRGRIQEWAARVGPATAAVTAKIFETVFIDEAGFDAALAVLKLSRRFSPARLEAACALALRGPIRSPRYAHLRPILDTGQDKTGHTPEPEPDDGGYVRGGAYYAGGTR
- a CDS encoding ATP-binding protein; the encoded protein is MSVLDGETKRKLREMNAGELVEAIDLQDDTLSISLSFEERVRLVVDDAYSTFMHSKVDGLIRRAGLRYPNADLRRVDLLDERGLNRQLLTQLGTCLFVTRQQNVVFQGFTGSGKSYLGCAIAKRACEHRIRAHYVRMPDLEEAWVAAQDTPGGAGKFLRKYAAFTLLVIDEWLLDRPTESMRTMLLELMERRYGETSTVFCTQYQQKDWHHRLGAGVHADAIMDRIIHNTTWVDTGTYNMREQTALASA
- a CDS encoding amylo-alpha-1,6-glucosidase; this translates as MTGWNADNAAGPTGQGAVTLVEGSSFCISQANGDILPAHPHGVFYEDTRILSLWSLAINGRPLEPLGAWTPAPYQGTHIGRAAQADGGADSPLTVERKRELGTGIQECITIHNYGLEPAFCELMLSVDADFADLFEVKDGRVRRQWEQIRRPQGDSLRIDALWQGTKKNILVHAPGAEAGTEGLLFRTTIPAHAEWSVRVSAVPVAGDTESLAPLLHAPLVTVSPQEQRLKAWDAGIPSTRLSNPSVDKTLLRSHQDLGALRIVDPAHPDRMVVAAGAPWFMALFGRDSLLASIMIVPLDPTLALGTLQTLADRQGTAVDPLTEEQPGRILHEVRLGVGTGLALGGKSAYYGTADATPLFVTLLGEASRWGLASADIATLAPHADRALDWIRDYGDRDGDGFVEYERLNDQGLINQG
- a CDS encoding electron transfer flavoprotein subunit beta/FixA family protein, translating into MRSVVLVKQVPDAYGRLELDSLTGLLDRNSGEQAFDEITERALEVALQQREAHGGDVVVLSMGPAQATDALRKALAMGADSGVHVLDDALSGSDAIRTSEVLAAALRRIGFDLAIAGDRSSDGQGGVVPAMIAEHLGVAQATYLSSLDTDGQSLTGERITESGTQAVRAVLPAMVSVTEKIAEPRYPNFLGIMKAKKKPVQVWTTVELGMDEGTPAGSRITSVAERPPREAGVRIVDDGTAGRQLARFLSKSGLV